Genomic segment of Kibdelosporangium phytohabitans:
CGCTTGCCTTGGTCGGCGGCCCCAGCAGCGGCAGCGTCATCGAGGGAACGGTGTCGCACCAGTTCGCGCTGATGACACCGGTGATCAACAATCCGAACAACCCGTTCCTCGCAGTGGCTGACGGCGTGACCGCGGTACAGGGCTTGTGGTTCCTCGGGCTGGCCGTGACCGGCTTCGGACTGCTCACGTTCGCCGGCCGGAGGGCCCAGGTGCTCGCGCTGGTCCCGGCCGTCGCCGCCGGTGTGCTCACGTACTTCCTGCTGCCGTCACGGGACGGGGTGTTCAAGCAGGACGAGACTGCTTCCGCGCTGGTCTGCGCCGACAGCGGACCGCGCGTGTGCGTGTCCCGACTGCACCAGGACAAGCTCGGCGAGTACGTCGGCCCGGCGCAGGAAGCGTTGACGAAGCTGGCGAAGCTCCCCGGCGGGCCGACCTCGGCGGTGGAGGCACGGACAGGTCCGTTCAAAACCGACTCCCTCCCGCCGTCCGGGGACACCGCGTACTTCGTCATCAGCGACTTCGGGTTCACGAAGCACGTCAAACAGACGATTCTGGCTGGGCCCGAACGAGTCCGGTGCGATAACGGCATAACGGGATACGACAGGTCGGAAGCCAAACGAGCCGTCGTGGCGTCGTGGCTCAACGGCGAACCGAAGCCCGTCTCGCCACGAGAGCTGACCGAAGGGGCGACGGAGATCGCGGGGAAGCTCTGGGACGAAGTCCGGGCAATGCCCGCCGACCAGCAGCCCGCGCGAATCGCAGCACTGCGCGCCGAGGCGCGTGACTGCTGATGCGCCTGCTGGTGTTGTACGCACGGTCTCGCGGGTTGCTCGGGGCCTTCGCGCTCATGCTCGCGTCGGCGATCGGTGTCCGGGCGCTTGACAACCCGGACGACAAGATCTTGCTGTTGGCGCTGGCCATGGGAGTCGCGGCGGTGTCAGCGGGGCTCAGCAGCCCGGACGCCCAACTCGACCGGACCGGTTCGTTGCCGTGGCCGTTGTGGCGCGGCACGCACGTGGTCTTGGGGGCCGCAGTGGTGTTCGGCCTGATCACCGCGGCCGGCTCGTGGGATGCCGGGATCATCCTCCGCGATGCCGCCGGACTGGTCGGGCTGACAGGTTTGGGCGCCCCGTTTCTGGGTAACCAACTCGCGTGGACGCTGCCCGTGGTCTGGGTGGCCGTGTGCGTCGTCGCGGGGCCGACCGACAACGACGTCCTGACTTGGCTGGTGCAAAGCCCCGAGTCGACCGGGGCTTTGCTTACGGCCGCGGCGCTCGGACTGACGGGCTTGGCCGTATATGCCATTCGTGGTCCTAGACATACTTAGTCGCCTCACGTCGGGACAACGGTGACAGGTCTGGGTGCGAGTCGACGAAGACCCGCACCCAGGCCGCGTCCACTTTGGAGTGCTGGCGCAACGCCCAGCCAATTCCCTTGCGCAGGAAGAAGTCCTTGTCGGTGATGTTCGCCTCGATGGTACTGGTGAGCAGTTCGGTGTCGACGTCGGTCTTCGCGCCGACCTGGCAGATGATCGACGTGCGACGGCGCCACAGGTCGGCGTCGGCCGACCACTCGAGCATCATCGGCGTCATGGTCTCCGGATCGGCCTGCAAAATCGGCCCGACGCGGCGGATCGCGATCTCGTCGACGTAGTCCCACCACGCGCCGGTCACGATCATCTCGTCGTACAACGGCATCAGATCCGGGTTCTGCCAGTCCCTGTAGCGGCGGTCGCCGGTCAGGTCCATCGCGACGTAGCGCTCCTCGCGGAACTCGGCTTCACGCCACAGCTCCAACGTGACCGCTACCAGCTCGTCCACATCGGACATCACGTGCTCGGTGAAGAGCTTCTTGGTCAACGCGGCCCGCTCCGGTTTGGCCACACCGCGGTACGGCATCTCGGACTTCATGTACCGCTGCATCTCCGGCGCCTTGCGCGGATCCGCGGCGCGCTCGAGTTCGGTGCGGACCGCGTCGGCCAAACTGCTCATTCCCGGACCATACGCCCGGGGGCCGACAGTTTCGCCCTACGGCTTCGGGGTCAACGAGATCGCCAGGTCA
This window contains:
- a CDS encoding DNA alkylation repair protein, whose amino-acid sequence is MSSLADAVRTELERAADPRKAPEMQRYMKSEMPYRGVAKPERAALTKKLFTEHVMSDVDELVAVTLELWREAEFREERYVAMDLTGDRRYRDWQNPDLMPLYDEMIVTGAWWDYVDEIAIRRVGPILQADPETMTPMMLEWSADADLWRRRTSIICQVGAKTDVDTELLTSTIEANITDKDFFLRKGIGWALRQHSKVDAAWVRVFVDSHPDLSPLSRREATKYV
- a CDS encoding ABC transporter permease, with translation MRALKIELRRSAALWAGFLTLLIAFGVFYGLPGPWHKGPDAWTEGWTSLAIWQRWLLNMLWPLALGAGAWQGRRDRRAEVDELMVTMPKTAVQRAVPPVAALCLSMVGAYLVIFLVGAAQVLGNASYFHADWLPVTIVGMLSLVAAVLIGMGIGHALPYLLTAPILAVLAFAATTLALVGGPSSGSVIEGTVSHQFALMTPVINNPNNPFLAVADGVTAVQGLWFLGLAVTGFGLLTFAGRRAQVLALVPAVAAGVLTYFLLPSRDGVFKQDETASALVCADSGPRVCVSRLHQDKLGEYVGPAQEALTKLAKLPGGPTSAVEARTGPFKTDSLPPSGDTAYFVISDFGFTKHVKQTILAGPERVRCDNGITGYDRSEAKRAVVASWLNGEPKPVSPRELTEGATEIAGKLWDEVRAMPADQQPARIAALRAEARDC